A stretch of the Bombyx mori chromosome 14, ASM3026992v2 genome encodes the following:
- the LOC101744019 gene encoding uncharacterized protein LOC101744019 isoform X1: MASGKILYSIAVVVLGFICFVVGAVAVGLPAWGYFFSYDSDQRYSPQSYFLENPNFDQGYFGPWRVCKKLLYNREKCGTDVSKFRPSTAVYISGVVAVVGVTILGIFCILSVLQLAMISSKERVAMKYTHLVMMKLSLALLATLLSIAAAGLFAVQGDDRGFYLKRGEAFYVQIVCIVINSVLFIMSLYDTLFSRRVGGDPTNPLGEPDSTTINNPGFKDGRGISMTDASGKPYSTNGHGSVASMNTTATTLTGLSDASTITRSPLRSSLKKPRPREGEPGGLGIQNPGYSGHSPPLNRNGSQKKVRIQTHSTEV, translated from the exons ATGGCCAGTGGAAAGATACTGTATTCGATAGCGGTAGTTGTACTCGGCTTCATATGCTTTGTTGTCGGAGCTGTTGCTGTAGGGCTACCTGCTTGGGGATATTTCTTTAGTT ATGATTCTGACCAACGATACTCTCCACAGTCTTATTTTT TGGAGAATCCAAACTTCGACCAAGGCTACTTCGGACCATGGCGTGTTTGCAAGAAGTTGCTCTACAACAGGGAGAAATGTGGGACGGACGTTTCGAAGTTCCGACCGTCAA CTGCCGTTTACATTTCGGGAGTGGTCGCAGTAGTAGGCGTGACGATCCTGGGGATCTTCTGCATACTGTCAGTGCTTCAGCTAGCGATGATCTCGTCAAAAGAACGTGTCGCCATGAAGTACACGCACCTGGTTATGATGAAGCTGTCTTTAGCTCTGTTGGCAA CATTACTGTCAATAGCGGCAGCCGGTCTGTTCGCCGTCCAAGGCGATGACAGGGGTTTCTATTTGAAGAGAGGAGAGGCGTTTTACGTCCAG ATAGTATGCATAGTAATTAATTCAGTGCTGTTCATAATGTCGTTGTACGACACCCTGTTCTCACGAAGAGTTGGAGGAGATCCCACGAATCCCCTGGGCGAACCTGACAGTACGACCATCAACAACCCCGGCTTCAAAGATGGAAGAG GGATATCGATGACGGACGCTTCCGGTAAGCCGTACAGCACCAACGGCCACGGCAGCGTCGCCTCCATGAACACAACCGCCACAACGCTTACGGGGCTGTCGGATGCCAGCACCATCACCAGGTCGCCGCTGCGGTCCTCGCTGAAGAAGCCGCGACCAAGAGAAGGGGAACCGGGCGGCCTGGGTATACAGAACCCAGGGTACTCGGGACATTCGCCGCCCTTAAACAGGAACGGAAGCCAGAAGAAAGTGCGCATCCAGACTCACAGCACCGAGGTATGA
- the LOC101744019 gene encoding uncharacterized protein LOC101744019 isoform X2, with protein sequence MASGKILYSIAVVVLGFICFVVGAVAVGLPAWGYFFSLENPNFDQGYFGPWRVCKKLLYNREKCGTDVSKFRPSTAVYISGVVAVVGVTILGIFCILSVLQLAMISSKERVAMKYTHLVMMKLSLALLATLLSIAAAGLFAVQGDDRGFYLKRGEAFYVQIVCIVINSVLFIMSLYDTLFSRRVGGDPTNPLGEPDSTTINNPGFKDGRGISMTDASGKPYSTNGHGSVASMNTTATTLTGLSDASTITRSPLRSSLKKPRPREGEPGGLGIQNPGYSGHSPPLNRNGSQKKVRIQTHSTEV encoded by the exons ATGGCCAGTGGAAAGATACTGTATTCGATAGCGGTAGTTGTACTCGGCTTCATATGCTTTGTTGTCGGAGCTGTTGCTGTAGGGCTACCTGCTTGGGGATATTTCTTTAGTT TGGAGAATCCAAACTTCGACCAAGGCTACTTCGGACCATGGCGTGTTTGCAAGAAGTTGCTCTACAACAGGGAGAAATGTGGGACGGACGTTTCGAAGTTCCGACCGTCAA CTGCCGTTTACATTTCGGGAGTGGTCGCAGTAGTAGGCGTGACGATCCTGGGGATCTTCTGCATACTGTCAGTGCTTCAGCTAGCGATGATCTCGTCAAAAGAACGTGTCGCCATGAAGTACACGCACCTGGTTATGATGAAGCTGTCTTTAGCTCTGTTGGCAA CATTACTGTCAATAGCGGCAGCCGGTCTGTTCGCCGTCCAAGGCGATGACAGGGGTTTCTATTTGAAGAGAGGAGAGGCGTTTTACGTCCAG ATAGTATGCATAGTAATTAATTCAGTGCTGTTCATAATGTCGTTGTACGACACCCTGTTCTCACGAAGAGTTGGAGGAGATCCCACGAATCCCCTGGGCGAACCTGACAGTACGACCATCAACAACCCCGGCTTCAAAGATGGAAGAG GGATATCGATGACGGACGCTTCCGGTAAGCCGTACAGCACCAACGGCCACGGCAGCGTCGCCTCCATGAACACAACCGCCACAACGCTTACGGGGCTGTCGGATGCCAGCACCATCACCAGGTCGCCGCTGCGGTCCTCGCTGAAGAAGCCGCGACCAAGAGAAGGGGAACCGGGCGGCCTGGGTATACAGAACCCAGGGTACTCGGGACATTCGCCGCCCTTAAACAGGAACGGAAGCCAGAAGAAAGTGCGCATCCAGACTCACAGCACCGAGGTATGA